The Deltaproteobacteria bacterium genome has a window encoding:
- a CDS encoding chromate transporter — protein MFTPAGLCLSSVLSKVKLRPMNQTEVHVARLSPYQLFLTFLRITTSGFGGAMFWARRQLVEKERWLTDREFVEYLSLGQLLPGPPGLNLTVLVGYRFGGWAGALTAVVGFVGLPFLVVIGMGALYQHYGAQPMVQRALAGMSIVAAALLFATFARVVKVLPRRWQPLLIAALAFVAVGVLRWPLIWVIGTLAPLAFLAAWKERL, from the coding sequence ATGTTTACACCCGCAGGACTTTGCTTGTCCAGCGTGTTGTCGAAGGTAAAACTGCGACCCATGAACCAGACGGAAGTGCACGTAGCGCGGCTCAGTCCCTATCAACTGTTTCTTACTTTTCTGCGCATCACCACGTCAGGTTTTGGCGGCGCCATGTTCTGGGCGCGTCGCCAGCTCGTCGAGAAGGAGCGTTGGCTGACCGATCGCGAGTTTGTCGAATATCTTTCCCTCGGCCAACTCTTGCCCGGGCCGCCCGGGTTGAATCTTACGGTCTTGGTCGGCTACCGCTTTGGCGGCTGGGCGGGCGCATTGACGGCTGTTGTTGGGTTTGTCGGGTTGCCGTTTTTAGTCGTCATCGGCATGGGCGCGCTCTATCAACACTACGGCGCTCAGCCGATGGTGCAGCGCGCGCTGGCCGGCATGTCGATCGTCGCCGCGGCGCTGCTGTTTGCGACATTTGCTCGGGTTGTAAAAGTCTTGCCGCGCCGTTGGCAGCCGCTGCTGATTGCCGCGCTTGCTTTCGTCGCCGTCGGGGTTTTGCGCTGGCCGCTCATCTGGGTCATCGGGACGCTTGCACCCTTAGCGTTCTTGGCGGCGTGGAAAGAGCGACTCTGA
- a CDS encoding chromate transporter — MARGDLVALFLHSLALWCISVGGPSTILPEFHRYLVQANQLLTNVQFVELYTLAQAAPGPNFMYATLMGWQLAGWTGATLMTLAVLLPTMTFALMLGRMNQSHPNATIVNVIKRGLTPITIGLMLASSTILIRAVSHNWRSYLLALLTIAAVLRTSWNPLWLLAVGALAGMLGVV, encoded by the coding sequence ATGGCCCGCGGCGATCTGGTTGCGCTGTTTCTCCATTCATTGGCGCTGTGGTGCATCTCTGTCGGCGGGCCGTCGACGATTCTGCCGGAGTTTCACCGCTATTTGGTGCAGGCGAATCAGCTCTTGACCAATGTGCAGTTCGTCGAGCTTTACACCTTGGCGCAGGCAGCACCCGGTCCCAACTTCATGTACGCGACGCTCATGGGTTGGCAGCTGGCGGGCTGGACCGGCGCGACATTGATGACCCTTGCGGTGTTGCTGCCGACGATGACTTTCGCACTCATGCTCGGGCGCATGAATCAGTCCCATCCCAACGCCACGATCGTTAACGTCATCAAACGCGGCCTGACGCCAATTACCATTGGCCTCATGCTTGCCAGCTCGACGATCTTGATTCGCGCTGTCAGCCACAACTGGCGCAGCTATCTGCTGGCGTTGCTGACGATCGCAGCTGTTTTACGCACTTCGTGGAATCCGCTGTGGCTGCTCGCCGTTGGCGCGCTAGCGGGGATGTTGGGAGTGGTCTGA
- a CDS encoding LysR family transcriptional regulator, which yields MDQLHLMSVFVAVAEAESFAAAARRLGMSPAAITRAVAALEKRLAVKLFDRTTRYVRATEAGQRYLEDARRIIAEVNDADEAVKGINAAPRGHLAVTAPVLFGKIFILPGIVEYLQRYPDMEVSALFVDRVVNLLEEGLDVGVRIGKLPDSSMKAVRVGAVRRVLCASPAYLKKHGALKTPAELPKHSIIAAIGVSPTSEWKFRQDAKSISVRVKPRFSTNSNDAAIEAARGGFGITRLLSYQIAPHVTSGRLKIILAEFEPAPMPIHVLHREGRYASAKIRAFVDLIASRLRKDPALK from the coding sequence ATGGACCAACTGCATCTGATGAGCGTGTTCGTTGCTGTGGCGGAAGCTGAGAGCTTTGCTGCGGCAGCGCGACGTCTGGGGATGTCGCCCGCGGCGATCACGCGAGCGGTCGCCGCGCTGGAAAAACGTCTCGCGGTAAAACTGTTCGATCGCACGACACGCTATGTGCGCGCTACCGAAGCGGGGCAGCGTTATCTCGAGGATGCCCGGCGCATCATCGCCGAGGTCAACGATGCCGATGAAGCAGTAAAAGGTATCAACGCGGCGCCGCGCGGCCATCTGGCGGTGACGGCACCGGTGCTCTTTGGCAAGATCTTTATCCTGCCCGGCATCGTCGAATACTTACAACGCTATCCGGATATGGAAGTTTCCGCGTTGTTTGTTGACCGGGTAGTAAATCTACTCGAAGAAGGGTTGGACGTCGGCGTCCGCATTGGCAAGTTACCGGACTCGAGCATGAAAGCAGTCCGCGTTGGCGCGGTGCGGCGAGTTCTGTGTGCGTCGCCCGCCTACCTCAAGAAGCACGGCGCACTGAAGACGCCAGCGGAATTGCCGAAACACAGCATCATCGCAGCCATTGGGGTGAGTCCCACCAGCGAATGGAAATTTCGTCAGGACGCTAAATCGATTTCAGTGCGCGTGAAGCCGAGATTCAGCACCAACAGCAACGATGCTGCCATCGAGGCGGCGCGTGGAGGATTTGGCATCACCCGGTTACTCTCCTATCAAATCGCGCCGCACGTGACGTCGGGACGATTAAAGATTATCCTCGCCGAGTTTGAGCCCGCACCGATGCCGATCCACGTACTCCACCGCGAAGGACGCTACGCCTCAGCGAAAATTCGAGCCTTTGTCGATCTAATTGCCAGTCGGTTAAGAAAGGATCCGGCGTTGAAATGA